TCGGCTTCCATCTCATCGGCCATGACCATCGGCAGTGACGTCTTTGCGCCGGTGCCCATTTCAGACCGGTGCGCAACCAGCGTCACAGTGCCGTCTGTGTCGATGGCGATAAAGATCAAAGGATCGTCCACCAACCCGTTGGCCATGTCGACCGCGCCGGTAGCATAAGTGTCAAAGGCCTGAGCAGGTACGGCATAGGCGGCGAGAGTGAAAGCACCCGTGGCACCCAGAAAACCACGACGGCTGATCTTAGTCAGATGCAGCGTAGGTGCGATTTCAGGGGCGGTTTCTTCAAGATATCTCAGCATGGTTCAGCTCCCTGTACTTGCGAGGCGAACCGCATCCACGATCCTCTGATAACAGCCACACCGGCATACGTTGCCCGACATGGCTTCCAGAATATCCTCATCGCTGGGTTTCGGGTTTTCAGTCAGCAAGGACGCGGCTTGCATGATCTGACCGCTCTGACAAAAACCGCATTGAGGCACGTTAAGATCACGCCAGGCGACCTGAACGCTGTGGTTTCCGGCGGGGTCCAGCCCTTCGATGGTGGTAACCTGCTTGTCGGCGACCTCGCCTAGCGTGACCTGGCAGGCGCGCACGGCTTTGCCATCCACATGGACCGTGCAAGCGCCGCAAAGTCCGACGCCACAGCCGTATTTGGTGCCTGTGAGCCCGGCGATATCGCGCACGGCCCAAAGCAGCGGCATGTCACGGGTACCGGATACGTCCTGCTGGACGCCGTTCAAAGTGATCTTTGTCATGGTTCCTCCCAATTTCGATTTCTGATGCGCCTCACAACGTGACAATCGGTACAATGCGACTGTTCCACTTGGGCGAGAATCGTAAACAGAGGGTCAGGATAGCACAGCAATAACGTCCCGAGTCAAAATTAACCGATCCGCAGCCAAGACCCTCCTGCGCCCGAAGGGAAAGCCATGCTCTACGCAAGTGCCTGACGTGATGAAACTGTTTTGCCGAAGTTGTCTTTGAGGGCTTTTGGCCGGTTTGGGCCACCTAAAGTTCAGATTTCCATGGTAGCTGAAGGCGGGTAAATCAGACATATAGCCGTCGCAGCCTTTGCGGATCCACTATGCCAATACAAAAAAGGCTTCGAGTAGAGCGTTAAGGGGCGGAAAACTTGGCGTTTCCCGCGTCTGATCCTTCATGCCGACACCCCCAAAAGACAGTCCAGCGTTGGTGCATCGCTGTACCAAAGCACGCCATAGGTAAATGATAATGGTGGCAGACCCTTACTGCCCTGAACCGCGTTGCAAAACCGGCCGACTTGCCAAGCCTCAGGGTATCCGTGAGATTTGATTCTTGACGCGGCGCAACGGAATTGAAGATTCGATGGAGGATACGCCACGCACTTTGGTCAGGCGTTGAGTTAGAAAACGCTCAAACTCCTTCAGATCTGTGGTAACAACACGCATGAGGTAGTCGCGATTGCCTGTCATTAACCAGCAATCAACTACTTCTTCAAAGGCCGACACCGCTTGTTCGAAAGTCGCGAGGGCCTCATCAATCTGCTTGTCAAGTTGGACAGACACAAAGACCGTCACCGAATAGCCCAATGCGTCTTCGTTGAATCGCGCGTTATAACCGGTAATGACACCGGCATCTTCAAGTGCACGCACCCGACGCGCCGTCGGGGTTGCGCTCAACCCGACAGCGTCCCCCAACTCGTTCATCGCGATCCGCCCATCTTTAGCGAGGCGGCGAACGATTCGTTTATCCAGATCATCCATAGCGCCATAATATGCTATGCTAGCCTGGATTTGCGAGATTTTACTGCGTAAAAGTCGGGATTGGTGGCGAAGTTTAGCGACCTTCATGCCAGACCCGGCACTATACCGTTCCCGATCTTGAAGGATAAAAGATAAAAGATGCCTCTTTTCGACCGAACAGAAATTGAATCTGCCGCTGAACTTGTTCACCAACAAATGGCTCCAACCCCTCAATACAGTTGGCCATTGCTGAATGAAGAACTGGGCACCGAGGTTTGGGTAAAGCACGAAAACCACGGCCCGACTGGTGCATTCAAAGTGCGCGGCGGGGTTACCTTCATCGACTGGCTCAAACGCACTCGGCCAGATATGCGTGGCATCTGCACAGCGACCCGGGGCAACCACGGTCAGAGCCAAGCACGTGCGGCGACGCGTGCCGGGCTCATCGCAAAAATCTATGTTCCCGAGGGCAATTCGATCGAAAAAAACGCCGCGATGGCGGCATTTGGCGGGGAGATTATTGTCCACGGTGCTGATTTCGACGTGGCGCGTATTGAGGCGATGCGGGTCGCTG
This genomic interval from Paracoccaceae bacterium contains the following:
- a CDS encoding (2Fe-2S)-binding protein — protein: MTKITLNGVQQDVSGTRDMPLLWAVRDIAGLTGTKYGCGVGLCGACTVHVDGKAVRACQVTLGEVADKQVTTIEGLDPAGNHSVQVAWRDLNVPQCGFCQSGQIMQAASLLTENPKPSDEDILEAMSGNVCRCGCYQRIVDAVRLASTGS
- a CDS encoding Lrp/AsnC family transcriptional regulator, whose protein sequence is MDDLDKRIVRRLAKDGRIAMNELGDAVGLSATPTARRVRALEDAGVITGYNARFNEDALGYSVTVFVSVQLDKQIDEALATFEQAVSAFEEVVDCWLMTGNRDYLMRVVTTDLKEFERFLTQRLTKVRGVSSIESSIPLRRVKNQISRIP